The Stigmatella aurantiaca DW4/3-1 genome contains the following window.
GTGGAGAGCCACTCCTCGCGCATGCGCAGGGCCTCGGCTTGCTGCCGGATGCGCACCAGCGTCCTGACTCGCGCGAGCAACTCCGCATCGTCATAGGGCTTGGCCACATAGTCATTGGCGCCCGCCGTGAGGCCCTCGAGGAAGTCCGTCCGTTCTCCGCGGACCGTCAGCATGAGGATGGGCAGGTACGTCTCGCCGTACATCTGGCGGACGAAGCGGCAGACCTCCAGGCCCGAGGTGCCCGGCAATTGCCAGTCGAGCAGCAGGGTGTCCGGCGGGGGAGAGGCCTGGGCGAGGGCCTCCAGCATGGACTCGCCGTCCAGGAACGTCTCCACGGTGTAGTGGGGCTCCAGGAGACGGCGGGCATGCGCGGCCTGGGTGGGACTGTCTTCCAGCAACCAGACTTGCCCCCGTTGAGGAAACTCGCCACCCGGGCCCATTTCCCAGGGGTACCTGCTGCCGAAGACATTGGCCTCGGGCCCCTGCCGCACGTGCTGCGAGGTGCGTCTTGGAGGCGCCTTGGTCTGGTGATCCATCACGCCCAAGGGTGGGACCTTGACCGTGTCCGGGCAACCCCTCTCAGTCGAACATGGCGCTCAGCGCCTCGCCGAGTGTCTCCACTCCTACCACTTTGAGCTTCGCCGCCTCCAGCCGCCGGGCGCTGCCGGAGGGCAGCACCACGCGCTGGAAGCCCATCTTCGACGCCTCGGCCAGCCGGGGCTCTACCTGCCCCACGGCGCGCACCTCGCCGGCGAGGCCCACCTCGCCCAGCACCAATGTATGGGGGTCCAAGGGCCTGTTCTGGAGGCTGGACACCAGCGCCGCGCAGACGGCCAGATCACACGCGGGCTCGGACAACTGCATGCCTCCCGCCACGTTGACGAACAGATCGCACCCCACGAGGGGAATGTCTTCCTTCTTTTCCAGCACCGCGGCCAGCAGTGCCACGCGGTTGCCATCCACGCCGATGGCCGTGCGGCGGGCCGTGCCGTAGCCCGTGGGCGCCACCAGCGCTTGCACCTCCACCAGCAGGGGCCGGGTGCCGTTGAGCGTGGAGGTCACCACGCTGCCCGCCTTGCCCGCGGGCCGCTCCGCGAGGAAGAGGGCGGACGGGTCTGGCACCTCCACGAGCCCCAGCCCCTTCATCTCGAAGACACCGATCTCGTTGGTGGATCCGAAGCGGTTCTTGTGGGCCCGGAGGATGCGGAAGGGGTGGCCGCGTTCGCCCTCGAAGTAGAGGACGGTGTCCACCATGTGCTCCAGCACGCGGGGGCCGGCGATGGAGCCCTCCTTCGTTACGTGGCCCACGATGAAGGTGGGGACCCCGGTCCGCTTGGCGTAGGCCATCAGCCGCCCCGCCACCTCGCGCACCTGGGTGATGCTGCCCGGCGCGCTGCCCAACTCCGGCAGATACATCGTCTGGATGGAGTCCACCACCAGGG
Protein-coding sequences here:
- the radA gene encoding DNA repair protein RadA, whose protein sequence is MAKAKTHYSCQACGYQTAKWLGKCPDCGAWSSLLEESEAKPDEKRPAWGASGGSTKPVLLKDVSGEVEARRRTGIAEFDRVLGGGVVGGSLVLLGGDPGIGKSTLLLAALDRLARHGPVLYVSGEESLRQTKMRAERLRVEGEAIHLFAETDADRVLSAAEALKPMALVVDSIQTMYLPELGSAPGSITQVREVAGRLMAYAKRTGVPTFIVGHVTKEGSIAGPRVLEHMVDTVLYFEGERGHPFRILRAHKNRFGSTNEIGVFEMKGLGLVEVPDPSALFLAERPAGKAGSVVTSTLNGTRPLLVEVQALVAPTGYGTARRTAIGVDGNRVALLAAVLEKKEDIPLVGCDLFVNVAGGMQLSEPACDLAVCAALVSSLQNRPLDPHTLVLGEVGLAGEVRAVGQVEPRLAEASKMGFQRVVLPSGSARRLEAAKLKVVGVETLGEALSAMFD